A single window of Aspergillus oryzae RIB40 DNA, chromosome 8 DNA harbors:
- a CDS encoding flavin monoamine oxidase family protein (amine oxidase), protein MASQSNIGSSKTVDVVVIGAGLSGLRAALGVQAAGLSYAVVEAIDRVGGKTLTVPSKKSGPGVNDVGAAWINDTTQSEIYKLVQKYGLQVETQEIPGHDIFQSPEGCVLFKHGELPVSEEDKAALAQVLAHFNDLVSDVNLEDPGSGPNAKELDSVSLQEYCIQTFQSELIAGLFDTIIQSLIGVEAKDVSLLAFLISLKAGTGFEAVTSDGKNGGQQLRVRQGNQTISQNMAKELKPGSIHLSSPVTEIKQDPATGACTVHTSNNTTFHAKKVILSVATPLYKKITFDPPLPEYKQLLVKENKLGYYSKIIFVFDRPFWRAAGLTGAIQSQTGPFTFTMDNSFPDDEQWSIACFTVGRRGREWSQLSQEERRQTAWEQLRSALENTDLPSGEKIKVPEPINVLEYEWTKQDFFLGGPEPGSPPGVISRVGKDAVRKPFGSVHFVGTETALHWKGYMEGAVRSGDRGAKEVVEALTK, encoded by the exons ATGGCGTCTCAGTCAAATATCGGTTCTTCCAAGACCGTTGACGTGGTAGTCATCGGCGCCGGACTCAGCGGGCTACGGGCAGCGTTGGGTGTGCAAGCAGCCGGACTCTCTTATGCAGTAGTAGAAGCTATTGATCGTGTAGGAGGTAAGACACTGACCGTGCCGTCCAAGAAAAGCGGCCCCGGTGTCAACGATGTCGGCGCCGCCTGGATCAATGACACCACGCAAAGCGAGATTTATAAACTTGTCCAGAAGTATGGACTGCAAGTGGAAACCCAGGAAATCCCAGGCCATGATATTTTCCAAAGCCCAGAGGGCTGTGTTTTGTTCAAGCATGGTGAACTTCCG GTGagcgaggaagacaaggCAGCATTGGCTCAAGTGTTGGCGCATTTTAATGACCTCGTTTCTGACGTCAACCTGGAAGACCCTGGCTCGGGTCCCAATGCGAAGGAGCTGGACAGCGTCAGTCTGCAGGAATACTGTATCCAGACTTTCCAATCCGAATTGATTGCGGGTCTGTTTGATACCATCATCCAGTCTCTCATTGGCGTGGAAGCCAAAGATGTGAGTCTGTTGGCTTTCTTGATCTCTCTGAAGGCTGGTACCGGATTTGAGGCCGTGACCTCAGACGGCAAGAATGGAGGCCAGCAGCTCCGCGTGCGACAGG GCAACCAAACCATTTCCCAGAATATGGCGAAGGAACTAAAGCCAGGTTCCATTCACCTCTCAAGTCCTGTAACCGAAATCAAACAGGACCCAGCCACAGGAGCCTGCACAGTCCACACATCTAACAACACAACCTTCCACGCAAAGAAAGTCATCCTATCCGTCGCAACTCCCCTCTACAAGAAGATTACGTTCGATCCACCCCTCCCTGAATACAAACAACTTCTtgtaaaagaaaacaaactaGGTTACTACAGCAaaatcatcttcgtctttgaCAGACCCTTCTGGCGAGCCGCCGGCCTCACCGGCGCCATCCAATCGCAGACAGGACCCTTCACCTTCACCATGGACAACAGCTTCCCAGATGACGAACAGTGGTCCATCGCCTGCTTTACTGTAGGGCGCCGTGGTCGTGAATGGTCCCAGCTCTCGCAGGAGGAAAGACGTCAGACAGCATGGGAGCAGCTCCGCTCCGCGCTTGAGAACACTGATCTCCCATCtggagaaaagatcaaggTCCCGGAGCCCATCAATGTGCTCGAGTATGAGTGGACTAAGCAGGACTTTTTCCTTGGTGGACCGGAGCCGGGTTCTCCCCCAGGTGTGATTTCTCGGGTGGGTAAGGATGCTGTGAGAAAGCCGTTTGGAAGTGTGCATTTTGTGGGGACAGAGACTGCGTTGCATTGGAAGGGGTATATGGAAGGTGCGGTAAGGTCGGGTGATAGAGGTGCCaaggaggttgttgaggcACTCACTAAATAA